GCACCGCGGCCATCACCAGCCGCAGCGCACCGGGCACCCACACCGTCTCCGAGCCCCGGCGCAGCCCCAGCTCGATCGCGGTGGCGACGGCCTGCGGGGTGGTGGCGAACGGCTCCCGCGGCCGGCCCGCCGTCATCCGCGTGCGCACGAAGCCGGGGCGTACGACCATCACCCGCACCCCCGTGCCGTACAGGGCGTCGCCGAGGCCCTGGGCGAAGGTGTCCAGGCCCGCCTTGCTGGAGCCGTAGATGAAGTCGGCGCGGCGGGCGCGCTCGCCGGCGGTGGCGGAGAGGACGACGAGGGTGCCGTGGCCCTGGGACTGAAGAGCGCTCGCGGCGATCAGGCCCGCGGAGACGGCCCCGGTGTAGTTGGTCTGGGCGACCCGCACGGCGCGCAGCGGTTCGCGCTCGTCGTGGGCCTGGTCGCCGAGGACGCCGAAGGCGAGCAGCACCAGGTCGACGGGGCCCTCGGCGAACACCTTGCCGAGCGCGGCCTCGTGGGCCGTGGGGTCGAGGGCGTCGAAGCCGATCGTGCGGACGTCGGTGCCGAGGGCGCGCAGCTCCTCGGCGGCCCGGTCCAGGGCGGGGGAGGGGCGGCCGGCCAGCCACACGGTGCGGGCGCCGCGGGCGATCAGCCGGCGGGCGGTGGCGAGACCGATCTCGGAGGTGCCGCCGAGGACCAGCAGGGACTTGGGCAGGGCGAGGGCGTCCTTCACAGACATGTCCGTGACCGTATCGTCCATAAGTGGGCTGTTCGTCCCTCGTCACCTTGCCGGGCCCGAGATCACTCGAAGGTGGGACGGCCGGGCTCCGTCGGGCGCGCGGTCGCGGGGTACCCGCACATGGGACGTCGCGCAGAGGGCAGGGACAGGATCATGGACTGGCTCAAGAGACTGCCCGTCATCGGGCCGCTGGTGACCTGGCTGACGGCGACCCACGCATGGCGGGCGTTCGAGCGGCTGGACCGGGTGAAGTGGTCCCGGCTGGCCGCGGCGATGACCTTCGTCAGCTTCGTGGCCCTGTTCCCGCTGCTCACCGTGGCCGCCGCCGTCGCCGCCGCCACCCTCAGCACCGCCCAGCAGCAGACCGTCGAGCACAAGATCGCCGAGCAGTTCCCGGGCGTCATCTCCAGCCAGCTGGACATCACCTCGCTGGTCCAGAACGCCGGCACCGTCGGTGTGATCGCCGGTGCCGCGCTGCTGTTCACCGGCGTCGGCTGGGTCGGCCAGGTGCGCGACTGCCTGCGCGCCGTCTGGGAGCTGCCCGACCAGGAGCAGAACCCGCTGGTCGCCAAGGCCAAGGACGCCGGCATCCTGGTCGGCTTCGGCGGCGCCCTGCTGGTCACCCTCGCGGCCT
This Streptomyces misionensis DNA region includes the following protein-coding sequences:
- a CDS encoding decaprenylphospho-beta-D-erythro-pentofuranosid-2-ulose 2-reductase produces the protein MKDALALPKSLLVLGGTSEIGLATARRLIARGARTVWLAGRPSPALDRAAEELRALGTDVRTIGFDALDPTAHEAALGKVFAEGPVDLVLLAFGVLGDQAHDEREPLRAVRVAQTNYTGAVSAGLIAASALQSQGHGTLVVLSATAGERARRADFIYGSSKAGLDTFAQGLGDALYGTGVRVMVVRPGFVRTRMTAGRPREPFATTPQAVATAIELGLRRGSETVWVPGALRLVMAAVRHAPRALLRRLPL
- a CDS encoding YihY/virulence factor BrkB family protein, yielding MDWLKRLPVIGPLVTWLTATHAWRAFERLDRVKWSRLAAAMTFVSFVALFPLLTVAAAVAAATLSTAQQQTVEHKIAEQFPGVISSQLDITSLVQNAGTVGVIAGAALLFTGVGWVGQVRDCLRAVWELPDQEQNPLVAKAKDAGILVGFGGALLVTLAASTLASAAVGKVSEQLGLARHGWGTVLLQAAAFAVAVLADFLVLLYVLTLLPGVEPPRRRLVVAALLGAVGFELLKLLLSGYIQGVAAKSMYGAFGVPVALLLWINFTAKLVLYCAAWTATPSETAEVRSEADGASDPAAATGG